The genomic segment CGGTGGTTTGCCCTCTGCAATCCTGTTTTGTCCGTAGAGACGTTTCTCTTCGTCGCTGAAAGTCTCTTCGGGACCACCGGCACAGAAGGTACACTTATCCATGGCACCACGGGCACCAAAAACTGCTCCCTTGGGAAATTGAGGTGCACCGAAAGGGCAGGCCATAAAGCAATAGCCACAGCCAATACATTTTTTCTTATCCGCCAGGACAATGCCATCATCTCGTTGATAGATCGCATCAACGGGGCAGACAGCTATACATGGTGCATCGGCACAGTGCATACATGAGATGGAGATGGATTTTTCACCAGGCTTTCCCTGGTCAAGGGTGACAACACGACGTCGGTTCACTCCAACGGGCACGTGATTGCCCTCTTTACAGGCGACGATACAACCACTACAGTCGATGCAACGTTCTACATCGCATAAAAATTTCATTCTTGCCATTATTCAGTCCCTCCCGATTAGGCCAAGCTGATTTTACAGAGACCATCTTTAGTAGCCTGAATCTGAGTAACGATATCATATCCATAGTTGACAACAACATTGGCTGAATCACCAACAACCCATGGTGCATGTCCCTCTGGATACTTATCAACAAGAGACTCGCCTTCCCAGGAACCACCAAAGTGATATGGTAAAAAGATAGTTTTTTCGTCCACCCTTTCGGTGACAAAGGCCTTCACCTTGATTTTGCCGCCCTCCGGGGATTCAATCCAGATCATTGCATCCTTACGAATACCAAGATTATTGGCCAGGCGGGGATTAATCTCTGCGTACATTTCAGGCTGCAGTTCAGCTAGATACTGATTGCTTCGGGTCTCGGCACCCGCACCCATATGCTCAACCTGTCGGCCTGTGGTGAGGATATATGGAAACTCTTTTATCAGATTCGGGTTTTGCTCTGACTCAAAGCGGGTATCAACCCGGAAATGATTCGTCTGGTCCTGGTAGGTTGGATATCGCTCTATCAGATCCGGACGTGGTGAGTGTAGGGGCTCACGGTGAACAGGCACCTGATCAGGAAAGGTCCAGACAATACAGCGGGCCCGGGCATTACCAAATGGTGCCATGCCACGGGAAATGGCATCCTTGATCGTTTTCTGGCTGAGGTCTGTCTTCCAGTTTGTGCCTGGAACCACATCTTTGAATTCAGGATAACCACCCTTTACCTCACTGCCTGGGGTATAGGTTCCCTCGGCTGCAAGTTGGTTTTCGGTACGACCAGAATCATAGGTTTTTTCGACACCAAAACGATTTCTAAAAGGTAGACCACCTTCGGCCACAGACTTCGACATATCGTAGAGAATAGGAGTACCCGGATGTTCCTGGGTCCAGCAAGGCCAAGGCAGACCGTAATATTCGCCATCGCATGGGCCACCCTTAGCCTGTAGGGTATCGATATCAAAGGTATGCCAGTTCTCCATATGGGCCTTGATACGCTCGGGCGTCTGACCGTTATAACCAATGGTCAGTGAGCCACTGCCCAGCTCACGCGTAATATCTTCGGGTTCCTGCTTGATGTTTTTGTAAAACTTATCAGCAAAACCAAGACGGGTAACGAAATCACGAAGGATGTCATAGTCATCTCGACTGTTGTAGATAGGATCAACAACCTTATAGCGCCATTGAATTTGGCGTGAGGTAGAACTCACTGACCCTTGCGTTTCGTACTGGCTGGCACTGGGCAGAATATAGACATTATCTGTTTCACAGAGGGCCGCTGCCATGGTGGGGAAAGGATCAACAATAACCAGGAGATCAAGCTTGTTATAGGCTCTTTTTACTCGACCATACTGGGAATTAGAGTTGGCCCCACATCCCCATTGGATAAGGGCCTTGATGGGAGATGGCTGATGAATTTTTTCTTCGTTCAGTACGCCTTCGTACCAGCGGGCAAGGGTGAATCCCTTTTTATTCATCCACTCCTTTGCAGGAAAACGTGAGACCATCCACTCGTAATCCACACCCCAGACGCGACACCAGTGTTTCCAGGCGCCGTCGGAGAGACCATAGTAGGCAGGTAGGCTATGGGAGAGAATACACATATCCGTTGCCCCCTGAACATTGTCGTGACCACGGAAAATGTTGGTACCACCACCTGATTTACCCATATTGCCAAGGACAAGCTGGAGCAGACAGAAGCTTCTGGTGATGCTGGAGCCGATACTATGCTGAGTACCACCCATACACCAGGTAAGACTGGTTGGGCGATGGGTTGCAAGCATCTTGGCAACCTTGATGGTCTGGGCTGCGGGGATACCCGTTACATCCTCTACCTCTTCAGGAGTATATTTTTTTGTGACTTCAATCATCTCTTCGTAACCGGAAACACGGGTACGAATAAATTCCTTATCTTCCCAACCGTTTTTGACGATTACGTGGATCAGTCCCATCATAAAGGCAGCATCAGAGCCCGGACGAATACGAACAAACTCATCGGCCTTGGCGGCAAGCTTTGTTCGACGTGGATCAACAACAATAATCGGCGCATTGTTCTTCTCTTTGGCGTGAAGAATATGCTGCATGGAGACAGGATGTGCCTCTGCCGCATTTGAACCGATAAAAATCATGGATTTCGCATGCCTAATGTCATTAAGACTATTAGTCATTGCACCGTAACCCCAAGTATTGGCGACACCTGCCACCGTTGCGGAGTGTCAGATGCGGGCCTGGTGATCGATATTATTCGACCCCCAGAATGCTGCGAATTTTCTGATCTGATAGGCCATTTCATTGGAGACCTTGGCACTACCGTTAAAGTGGAGGGCATCGGGGCCATCTTTTTCCCGAATCGACTTCAGTTTATCGGTGATCTCACCCATTGCCCGGTCCCAGGAAATAGGCGTCCACTTTCCGTTTATCCGTTTCATGGGGCTCTTCATTCGTTTAGGGCTAGTTACCATATCAATGGCACCTGCCCCTTTACAGCAATGGCCACCACGGGAAACCGGATGGTCTACCGCAACGTTCTGGCGCACCCAGACACCGTTGTGCACCTCGGCCTCAATGCCACAGCCAACGGCACAGTAGGTGCAGATGGTACGAACTGTTTTGGAGCCCTCATAGGGGCTTTTCTTACCGGAAGCACTTGCCTTCTTGGTGAGATTTGTGGTCATCGCAGCCCCTGTAAGTGCCGCTGTTGCCGCAGAAATCTTTAGAAAAGATCTCCTGGCAACCTTTGGGTTCAGGGTGACCCGTTTGCTGGTAGTTGCCGTGCTGGCAACTGCTTTATTCACTCGACTTCTGGCCATTGTTATCTCCTTGTCAACTCTTAATAGAGGTTCTTTTGCTGGGAACCTCAAAAAAGCACAAACTAGACTAAACTTTTGTAATATTTCTTAAAGTCTTCAGTTTCCTGATAGAGCACCTCACTGCCAGCAACCTTTTGCAGGTCTGCAGCCTGGGCTTTCTTGCGGGTAACTGCAACGCCTGCCACAGCCGCACTCCCCGCCAGAATATGCTTCAGGAAAGAACGTCTTTTTCCTTGTTCTTTTTTCATTTTTTTCTCCAGTTGGTATTTTGCACTCATGGGCTTAACTCTCTTCCTGCCAACAAGAGTCAGTCCCATATCTCTTGTTACATCTCCATGATTAAACCACGCTCAAGATCCAGATAGCCCTTGAGGAAGAGACTGCAGGTTTCATAGAATTCAGCCCGATCATCATCTTTGAGTATCAGGTAAACACTTTCAACAAGGGGTTCTAGGAACTCTACTACCAGTTGTGTCTGGTAGTCCCGGGCCGTAGCGCTACCTGCGATTTCGTCCTCGATAAGGCGGGCAAGACTGTCGAGCATGACGGGAATAGAATCTTCTGTATCTATTACACTTTCATTTTTCATCAAATCTGCCTTTGCCAGCAGGCCACGAAATTGGGCAAGGGTCTCACCGTGGTGCCGGCCATCGACATAGTAGGATGCGGTGGTTGCAACATGTCTTTTGTTAAAGGGATCTGTGAAGAGGACATAGTATTCATCCTGCAGATCCGAGAGATTTTTCAGGGTAAGAAGCTTGCAGAAATCTGTAACTGCTGCATCAAAGAGGGGGTTGATATGTTCCCCGTGCAGAGAGGCAAAGATACCACGCCAGCGGCTCATTTTTTCTGCGTCTGGCTCTTCAAGGAAGAAGGATTTAATTACATCGATAAAACGCAGACGAACTCTGGAGAGTTCTTTTTCAGTCATCATGTCCATTAGTTTTGCTCCTCAAAAATCCGTCTTACTCGACAGTCTTCACAGTATTCAAAATGGCTTGTATCAACACTTTCTTTGCTGGCGAGTATACTCATCACTCGTTCATAACTCTTCCTGGTACCAAAGACCTTACCGCATCGAAGGCAGGTCATGGGTTCACCTGCGGCTAGTAGCCTGTCACTGAAAAACGCCTCTGAAAATTGCCAGGCGCGGCTCATCTGTAGGGCGTTTTCCGGGCATATTGAAACGCAGAGGCCACAGCCAACACAGATGCTGCCATTATGGGAGAGGATCATTTCGGTTGCCTCCGTCTTCATCGCCCCTATTTGACAGACATTGATACAGGACATGCACTGGGTGCAGCTCTCATTATCACAGGATAAGGTTGCAAATGGGGTTTGCTGATTGCCCTTAAAACCCGGTGTTTCTCCTGTCTCTTGGACAAAGGATTGTATTATCTGGGCCAGGGCTTCTCGTCTGTTTTTCCCGGGTGTCAGGCTCAGGACATTATCTCTACGGGGAGGAGTTGCTGCTAAAAGATCAGGTTCAAGCTCTTCGCTTATCAGCAGGGGCGTTTCGCAGGCAAAGAGGGCCGTTAGAATTGTATTGGCAAGCCTTGCCTCTCGTCTCATGCTCTGCCCGGATTCTTTGCTAGTTATGATGATTCTGCTAAAGCCCTGAGAGTAGAGGTAGAGGAAGTGAAAGAGAGAGAAAAATTCGACTCGGTCGCAGGCAAGAAAAAAGGTGTTATGGTAAACCCTGTCTCTATTCTGCCACCAGAAGGAGTGGAGGCTTTCGGCATCGGCAAGGACAATGGTAGAGCTCTCTTTGCTGTCGAGCGAGTCAATATATCGGACAAGACTTTGATCGGTCAGGCGCTCGTACTGCAGGGCCCCGGTGGGACAGGCGGCGACACAGTCACCACACTCCTCACAGCGAAGGGGATTAATGGAAACACCGCCCTTGAGATCAATTGCTTCATATTGGCAGGCATCTGCGCAGAGGCGACATCCCCTGTCAAGATTGGCATTGTATTGGCAGAGAGAGCTGTTGATTGATACAATCTCATCTACTTGGAAGGAGTAGAGGTTTTTTAGGTAATCATCGAAATTTTCTTCTCGGTATACAGCCAGACATCCCTCTGCTCCCTCTATTTGACAATCGTCGAGGATTATGAGGGCGGGCATTTTAAGCTGACGATATTCCATCCCATAGATTTCAATTGCTCCCTGGGGGCAGATCTCTTCGCATTTCTTGCAAAAGGTGCAGGCGCTGAAATCAAACTGGAGGCTGTGGGAGATGCATTTTTCGGGACAGGTAATACCGCACTGGCCGCAATAGGTACAACGGGAACTGTCAAGGGGAGCTCGGAGGGCATAGTCAATGGCTACCCCGGAGTGAAGACCACTGCTAATACTTATATCTGTGACGGTTGGAATCTCTGGATGAAACCCCTTGATGAGGAGAGGTTCAATGGCAAGAAGGCCTCCATAGGTTTCGATGAATCTATCAAGGCTTGCAGTAGATGCTGCAACTACACAGAGACGCGCATCCGTATCAACGGTATAGCTACGATACTGTTTTGCCTGCTCGCGCTCTTTTTCTGCATATGCTATTTTTTCTAATTG from the Desulfotalea psychrophila LSv54 genome contains:
- a CDS encoding molybdopterin-dependent oxidoreductase, which translates into the protein MARSRVNKAVASTATTSKRVTLNPKVARRSFLKISAATAALTGAAMTTNLTKKASASGKKSPYEGSKTVRTICTYCAVGCGIEAEVHNGVWVRQNVAVDHPVSRGGHCCKGAGAIDMVTSPKRMKSPMKRINGKWTPISWDRAMGEITDKLKSIREKDGPDALHFNGSAKVSNEMAYQIRKFAAFWGSNNIDHQARIUHSATVAGVANTWGYGAMTNSLNDIRHAKSMIFIGSNAAEAHPVSMQHILHAKEKNNAPIIVVDPRRTKLAAKADEFVRIRPGSDAAFMMGLIHVIVKNGWEDKEFIRTRVSGYEEMIEVTKKYTPEEVEDVTGIPAAQTIKVAKMLATHRPTSLTWCMGGTQHSIGSSITRSFCLLQLVLGNMGKSGGGTNIFRGHDNVQGATDMCILSHSLPAYYGLSDGAWKHWCRVWGVDYEWMVSRFPAKEWMNKKGFTLARWYEGVLNEEKIHQPSPIKALIQWGCGANSNSQYGRVKRAYNKLDLLVIVDPFPTMAAALCETDNVYILPSASQYETQGSVSSTSRQIQWRYKVVDPIYNSRDDYDILRDFVTRLGFADKFYKNIKQEPEDITRELGSGSLTIGYNGQTPERIKAHMENWHTFDIDTLQAKGGPCDGEYYGLPWPCWTQEHPGTPILYDMSKSVAEGGLPFRNRFGVEKTYDSGRTENQLAAEGTYTPGSEVKGGYPEFKDVVPGTNWKTDLSQKTIKDAISRGMAPFGNARARCIVWTFPDQVPVHREPLHSPRPDLIERYPTYQDQTNHFRVDTRFESEQNPNLIKEFPYILTTGRQVEHMGAGAETRSNQYLAELQPEMYAEINPRLANNLGIRKDAMIWIESPEGGKIKVKAFVTERVDEKTIFLPYHFGGSWEGESLVDKYPEGHAPWVVGDSANVVVNYGYDIVTQIQATKDGLCKISLA
- the fdh3B gene encoding formate dehydrogenase FDH3 subunit beta, giving the protein MARMKFLCDVERCIDCSGCIVACKEGNHVPVGVNRRRVVTLDQGKPGEKSISISCMHCADAPCIAVCPVDAIYQRDDGIVLADKKKCIGCGYCFMACPFGAPQFPKGAVFGARGAMDKCTFCAGGPEETFSDEEKRLYGQNRIAEGKPPLCSGMCATKALLAGDADIIADVYRKRVFQRGSGAGAWGWDRAYKKDDK
- a CDS encoding TorD/DmsD family molecular chaperone, yielding MDMMTEKELSRVRLRFIDVIKSFFLEEPDAEKMSRWRGIFASLHGEHINPLFDAAVTDFCKLLTLKNLSDLQDEYYVLFTDPFNKRHVATTASYYVDGRHHGETLAQFRGLLAKADLMKNESVIDTEDSIPVMLDSLARLIEDEIAGSATARDYQTQLVVEFLEPLVESVYLILKDDDRAEFYETCSLFLKGYLDLERGLIMEM
- a CDS encoding 4Fe-4S binding protein, coding for MEKAFTTHLLIQDAEGQTHFTPAQFDLHPGQALSAREEETVLLAGGFPTISPDTSFILSPTLQLNADLTSATPSQLEKIAYAEKEREQAKQYRSYTVDTDARLCVVAASTASLDRFIETYGGLLAIEPLLIKGFHPEIPTVTDISISSGLHSGVAIDYALRAPLDSSRCTYCGQCGITCPEKCISHSLQFDFSACTFCKKCEEICPQGAIEIYGMEYRQLKMPALIILDDCQIEGAEGCLAVYREENFDDYLKNLYSFQVDEIVSINSSLCQYNANLDRGCRLCADACQYEAIDLKGGVSINPLRCEECGDCVAACPTGALQYERLTDQSLVRYIDSLDSKESSTIVLADAESLHSFWWQNRDRVYHNTFFLACDRVEFFSLFHFLYLYSQGFSRIIITSKESGQSMRREARLANTILTALFACETPLLISEELEPDLLAATPPRRDNVLSLTPGKNRREALAQIIQSFVQETGETPGFKGNQQTPFATLSCDNESCTQCMSCINVCQIGAMKTEATEMILSHNGSICVGCGLCVSICPENALQMSRAWQFSEAFFSDRLLAAGEPMTCLRCGKVFGTRKSYERVMSILASKESVDTSHFEYCEDCRVRRIFEEQN